In the genome of Triticum urartu cultivar G1812 chromosome 5, Tu2.1, whole genome shotgun sequence, one region contains:
- the LOC125507735 gene encoding uncharacterized protein LOC125507735 gives MSSTPSSTSTAGTPTPRSRSGRSTPRARSSTPCSATSSPPAWGPAVALARASDGAVYWSRPDAPAVEEVVGPHGVDFVTGDGDLAFGSGVRVPEMVGPFELVVSDGAGRGRAELQLPSFCKLRHTWSASMSSYLLQGPLLLPPRLPL, from the exons ATGTCGTCGACGCCATCGTCGACAAGTACGGCTGGGACCCCGACGCCAAGGTCCAGGTCTGGCCGCTCGACGCCGAGGGCGCGCTCGTCGACGCCGTGCAGCGCTACGAGTTCCCCGCCCGCGTGGGGCCCCGCTGTCGCGCTGGCGCGGGCCTCCGACGGGGCCGTCTACTGGAGCCGCCCCGACGCCCCCGCGGTGGAGGAGGTGGTCGGGCCCCACGGGGTCGACTTCGTCACCGGCGATGGCGACCTGGCGTTCGGCTCCGGCGTCAGGGTCCCTGAGATGGTAGGGCCGTTCGAGCTGGTGGTCTCCGATGGCGCTGGCAGGGGCCGCGCAGAGCTCCAGTTGCCGTCG TTCTGCAAGCTGCGGCACACATGGTCTGCCTCCATGTCGTCCTACCTGCTTCAGGGCCCTCTACTTCTTCCCCCAAGATTGCCATTATGA